One stretch of Streptomyces sp. R21 DNA includes these proteins:
- a CDS encoding SGNH/GDSL hydrolase family protein encodes MTKHHGYALLSAIVAVIVAVSAAIYIGVAADDGTARDTLAAGRTPHQSAAPASTGTWVGSWSTSPVGAEPGTETNGMAGRSVRNVVHTGAGGTGARITLSNLYGQQPLTITHASIAVAAAVNDAAAATGTMRRLTFGGNTSVVVQPGQQVMSDAVRVEIPHDTDVLVTTYSPIRSGPVTYHPHAQQISYVAEGDRTEDVSGTPYAGQTPYWRYLTALDVLSNESAGTVVVFGDSLTDGITSTVGANSRWPDVLSDRLRASAAAGSSDTPRYSVVNQGISGNQVLANGLGRPAENQAGVTRFGRDVLDRTNVKAVVIDLGVNDILRNPKLADPDRIIGGLRALVRQAHARGLRVVGATLMPFQGHRGYSGAREAVRQQVNAQIRAGKVYDAVVDFDKALRDPYNPRRLRSDYDSGDHLHPSDKGYQRMAENFDLDELKGAAPAEL; translated from the coding sequence ATGACCAAGCATCACGGTTATGCCCTGCTTTCGGCGATCGTTGCCGTGATCGTGGCCGTTTCCGCCGCGATATACATCGGTGTCGCCGCAGACGACGGCACGGCGCGGGACACCCTCGCCGCCGGCCGCACCCCGCACCAGTCCGCCGCCCCCGCCTCCACCGGCACCTGGGTCGGCTCCTGGTCGACCTCCCCCGTCGGCGCCGAACCCGGCACCGAGACGAACGGCATGGCGGGCCGTTCGGTCCGCAACGTCGTGCACACCGGCGCCGGAGGCACCGGGGCCCGCATCACACTCTCCAACCTCTACGGACAGCAGCCGCTGACCATCACCCACGCCTCCATCGCCGTGGCGGCGGCCGTGAACGACGCGGCGGCGGCGACCGGCACCATGCGCCGCCTCACCTTCGGCGGCAACACCTCGGTGGTCGTCCAGCCCGGACAGCAGGTGATGAGCGACGCCGTACGCGTCGAGATCCCGCACGACACGGACGTCCTCGTGACGACGTACTCGCCGATCCGGTCCGGCCCGGTCACCTACCACCCGCACGCACAGCAGATCTCCTACGTCGCCGAGGGCGACCGCACGGAGGACGTGAGCGGCACGCCGTACGCCGGCCAGACCCCGTACTGGCGCTACCTGACGGCTCTCGACGTGCTCAGCAACGAGTCGGCCGGCACCGTCGTCGTCTTCGGCGACTCGCTCACCGACGGCATCACCTCCACCGTCGGCGCCAACAGCCGCTGGCCGGACGTCCTTTCGGACCGGCTGCGCGCCTCCGCCGCGGCCGGCTCCTCCGACACGCCCCGCTACAGCGTCGTCAACCAGGGCATCAGTGGCAACCAGGTCCTCGCCAACGGCCTCGGCCGGCCGGCCGAGAACCAGGCCGGTGTGACCCGCTTCGGCCGCGACGTCCTCGACCGCACGAACGTCAAGGCCGTCGTCATCGACCTCGGCGTCAACGACATCCTGCGCAACCCCAAGCTCGCCGACCCCGACAGGATCATCGGCGGACTGCGCGCCCTGGTCCGGCAGGCGCACGCCCGCGGACTGCGCGTCGTCGGCGCGACCCTGATGCCCTTCCAGGGCCACCGCGGCTACAGCGGCGCCCGCGAGGCCGTACGCCAGCAGGTCAACGCGCAGATCCGCGCGGGCAAGGTGTACGACGCCGTCGTCGACTTCGACAAGGCGCTGCGCGACCCGTACAACCCGCGCCGGCTGCGCTCCGACTACGACTCGGGCGACCACCTCCACCCGAGCGACAAGGGCTACCAGCGGATGGCGGAGAACTTCGACCTCGACGAACTGAAGGGCGCGGCACCGGCCGAGCTGTAA
- a CDS encoding ABC transporter permease encodes MYGAVAAGAFRRYATYRVATAAGMFTNTVFGLILAYTYIALWDERPHLGGYDQAQALTYVWLGQSLLAVMAVMGGGFEDELIERIRTGDIAIDLYRPVDLQLWWLAQDAGRALFQLAGRGVVPLVFGALVFDLALPADPWTWAAFLVAVVLGLAVSFSIRYLVALSAFWLLDGAGAVQIAWIAGLFCSGMTLPLNVFPGALGEFVRALPWSSLIQAPADVLLGRAAPLPTYAFQAGWAVALLTLGRLIQSVATRRVVVQGG; translated from the coding sequence TTGTACGGGGCCGTCGCGGCGGGTGCGTTCCGGCGGTACGCCACCTACCGGGTGGCCACGGCGGCCGGGATGTTCACGAACACCGTCTTCGGGCTGATCCTGGCGTACACCTACATCGCGCTGTGGGACGAGAGACCGCACCTCGGCGGCTACGACCAGGCGCAGGCGCTCACCTATGTGTGGCTCGGCCAGTCGCTGCTCGCGGTGATGGCCGTGATGGGCGGCGGCTTCGAGGACGAGCTGATCGAGCGCATCCGTACGGGTGACATCGCGATCGACCTGTACCGGCCCGTCGACCTCCAACTGTGGTGGCTGGCGCAGGACGCGGGCCGGGCGCTGTTCCAGCTGGCGGGGCGCGGCGTGGTCCCGCTGGTGTTCGGCGCGCTCGTCTTCGACCTGGCGCTGCCCGCCGATCCGTGGACCTGGGCCGCGTTCCTGGTGGCGGTGGTGCTCGGGCTGGCCGTGTCCTTCTCGATCCGCTATCTGGTGGCGCTCTCCGCCTTCTGGCTGCTCGACGGGGCGGGCGCGGTGCAGATCGCCTGGATCGCGGGGCTCTTCTGCTCGGGGATGACGCTGCCGCTGAACGTCTTCCCGGGCGCGCTCGGCGAGTTCGTCCGCGCCCTGCCCTGGTCGTCGCTGATCCAGGCACCGGCCGACGTCCTGCTCGGCCGGGCGGCGCCCCTGCCGACGTACGCCTTCCAGGCCGGGTGGGCCGTCGCGCTGCTGACGCTCGGGCGGCTGATCCAGTCGGTGGCGACGCGGAGGGTGGTGGTTCAGGGTGGCTAG
- a CDS encoding ATP-binding cassette domain-containing protein has product MDTESSTFIELDGVEKVFDVRKKTGFLRSERRQVRAVDSLSFTVARGEMVGYIGPNGAGKSTTIKMLTGILMPSGGRLRVAGIDPSRERTRLAQRIGVVFGQRTTLWWDLPLIDSYRLMHRMYRIPDARYRENLDRCVELLELGELLDVPVRQLSLGQRMRGDIAAALLHDPEVLYLDEPTIGLDVVSKAKVREFLRDLNAERGTTVLLTTHDLQDIEQLCSRVMVIDHGRLMYDGALAGLHEVGESERTLVVDLERELPPIQAESARVVKVEGPRQWLAFPASESAAPLVARIAATYPLVDLSVREPDIEAVISRMYAEKATS; this is encoded by the coding sequence GTGGACACCGAGTCCAGTACATTCATCGAACTCGACGGCGTCGAGAAGGTCTTCGACGTACGCAAGAAGACGGGTTTTCTGCGCAGTGAGCGGCGGCAGGTGCGGGCGGTGGACTCGCTCTCCTTCACCGTGGCGCGCGGCGAGATGGTCGGCTACATCGGTCCGAACGGGGCCGGCAAGTCGACCACCATCAAGATGCTCACCGGGATCCTGATGCCGAGCGGCGGCCGGCTGCGCGTCGCCGGGATCGACCCGTCCCGGGAGCGGACGCGGCTCGCGCAGCGCATCGGCGTCGTGTTCGGGCAGCGGACGACCCTGTGGTGGGACCTCCCGCTGATCGACTCGTACCGGCTGATGCACCGCATGTACCGGATCCCGGACGCCCGTTACCGCGAGAACCTCGACCGCTGCGTCGAACTCCTCGAACTGGGCGAGCTGTTGGACGTCCCCGTACGTCAGCTCTCGCTCGGCCAGCGCATGCGCGGCGACATCGCGGCGGCCCTGCTGCACGACCCGGAGGTGCTCTACCTGGACGAGCCGACCATCGGCCTCGACGTCGTCAGCAAGGCCAAAGTGCGGGAGTTCCTGCGGGACTTGAACGCCGAGCGCGGCACCACCGTGCTGCTCACCACACACGACCTCCAGGACATCGAGCAGCTCTGCTCGCGGGTGATGGTCATCGACCACGGGCGGCTGATGTACGACGGTGCGCTGGCCGGCCTGCACGAGGTGGGCGAGAGCGAGCGCACCCTCGTCGTCGACCTGGAGCGCGAACTCCCGCCCATCCAGGCCGAGTCGGCACGGGTCGTGAAGGTCGAGGGGCCGCGGCAGTGGCTGGCGTTCCCCGCGTCGGAGTCGGCGGCCCCGCTCGTGGCGCGGATCGCCGCCACATATCCGCTGGTGGACCTCTCCGTGCGGGAGCCGGACATCGAGGCGGTCATCAGCCGCATGTACGCGGAGAAGGCAACCTCGTAG
- the drmB gene encoding DrmB family protein, with protein MTPPPARRRRTGTDGTAPARNLLRRGAVRRAQAITTYGIGSLVAVDHESFIVSGLDGADEHWNSDEAPRIHERRLARILGVHHFRLPPASDDTSKDGFRVRRFPLMHSCPECNDLRRHRDFTPPPGRSICGTCEADLVPSRFVIACEAGHLDEYPYWQWVHRASGRGTTTAGQCGGTLKLRTAGRSSSLRSILVSCTCGVPDVSMEGSFRRSALKDLGLRCRGTRPWLGTSAPAQTCGLTPRTLQRGSSAVWQPVLKSALSIPPWSDGRADPLAEHWDELRNLNSRAEIEMCLKFAFKGESPVPVDDVMVLLDAEREEDPSGEDTPTFDHRYRALRNKEYERLRSGNDERERSREEQFICETPLGDAAVLRPLGFTGPMLVKKLREVRALKAFTRLADPDSTTEPNEVPLSDSDLQWLPAMEVRGEGVFLRLDEDRLGSWEKALAVASRVERMRTAHQRAMEQRATDPSRVAPSPATPRMVLLHTLAHVLINEWSLEAGYPTAALRERLYADDDMAGVLVYTATSDSAGSLGGLVAQGEPDRLAQAIRSAVHRAEWCSSDPLCVESEASGTGGTNLAACHACVMLPETSCEHNNTLLDRALLVGTPDDPHLGFFAHVLEQ; from the coding sequence ATGACCCCGCCCCCCGCACGCCGCCGCCGGACCGGCACGGACGGCACCGCGCCCGCCCGCAACCTGCTCCGTCGTGGTGCGGTTCGTCGTGCCCAGGCGATCACCACGTACGGAATCGGCTCGCTCGTCGCCGTCGACCACGAGTCCTTCATCGTCTCCGGACTGGACGGCGCCGACGAACACTGGAACAGCGACGAGGCTCCACGGATCCACGAGCGGCGCCTCGCCCGCATCCTGGGCGTCCACCATTTCCGACTGCCGCCCGCGTCCGACGACACCAGCAAGGACGGCTTCCGGGTCCGTCGTTTCCCTCTCATGCACTCCTGCCCGGAGTGCAACGACCTGCGCCGGCACCGCGACTTCACCCCGCCTCCCGGCCGGAGCATCTGCGGCACATGTGAAGCCGACCTGGTCCCCTCCCGTTTCGTGATCGCCTGCGAGGCCGGACACCTCGACGAGTACCCGTACTGGCAATGGGTCCATCGCGCCTCCGGCCGCGGCACCACGACCGCCGGCCAGTGCGGTGGAACCCTCAAGCTGCGTACCGCCGGACGCAGTTCCTCGCTCCGTTCGATTCTCGTCTCCTGCACCTGCGGGGTGCCCGACGTCTCGATGGAGGGCTCCTTCCGCAGGAGCGCTCTCAAGGATCTGGGCCTTCGCTGCCGTGGCACCCGCCCATGGCTCGGCACGTCCGCTCCCGCCCAGACCTGCGGCCTGACCCCGCGCACCCTCCAGCGCGGTTCCTCGGCCGTATGGCAGCCGGTGTTGAAGTCGGCACTCTCCATCCCGCCGTGGAGCGACGGCCGCGCCGATCCGCTCGCAGAGCACTGGGACGAGCTCCGCAACCTGAACAGCCGCGCGGAGATCGAGATGTGCCTCAAGTTCGCGTTCAAGGGTGAGAGTCCGGTCCCGGTCGACGACGTGATGGTCCTCCTCGACGCAGAACGCGAGGAGGACCCGAGCGGCGAGGACACCCCCACCTTCGACCACCGCTACCGCGCTCTGCGCAACAAGGAGTACGAGCGGCTCCGCTCGGGCAACGACGAGCGCGAGCGCTCCCGCGAGGAACAGTTCATCTGCGAAACCCCGCTGGGGGACGCGGCCGTGCTCCGCCCGCTCGGCTTCACGGGCCCGATGCTGGTGAAGAAGCTCCGCGAGGTACGCGCTCTCAAGGCGTTCACCCGGCTCGCAGACCCTGACTCGACGACCGAACCCAACGAGGTGCCGCTCTCCGACTCCGACCTGCAGTGGCTCCCCGCCATGGAAGTCCGCGGCGAGGGGGTCTTCCTCCGACTGGACGAGGACCGACTCGGATCCTGGGAGAAGGCCCTCGCTGTTGCCTCTCGGGTCGAGAGGATGCGCACCGCTCACCAGAGGGCGATGGAGCAGCGCGCGACGGATCCGAGCCGGGTCGCTCCTTCCCCCGCCACCCCCCGCATGGTGCTGCTGCACACGCTGGCCCATGTCCTCATCAACGAATGGAGCCTGGAAGCCGGCTATCCCACCGCCGCCCTGCGCGAGCGTCTGTACGCCGACGACGACATGGCCGGGGTGCTCGTCTACACCGCGACGAGCGACTCGGCGGGCAGCCTCGGCGGGCTCGTCGCCCAGGGGGAACCGGACCGCTTGGCCCAGGCGATCCGCTCGGCCGTCCACCGTGCCGAGTGGTGTTCCTCGGACCCGCTCTGCGTCGAGTCCGAGGCATCCGGCACTGGGGGGACCAACCTCGCCGCCTGCCACGCCTGTGTGATGCTCCCTGAGACAAGCTGCGAGCACAACAACACCCTGTTGGACCGCGCGCTGCTCGTCGGTACTCCCGACGATCCTCACCTGGGCTTCTTCGCACACGTACTGGAACAGTGA
- a CDS encoding levansucrase, with amino-acid sequence MYGQVPGHGQQEPSASQAYLATVQSRLTADGCETRWEDWAGVPVLVGRRADFRMSWMATRLHLFTVAAAVPEITVPAIEGFTEQVMKYAKDNKGGLPVGVQNGIGAFPLLVSDRVDPAAVHWAEAQQRIKFACMTRPVVVDSAQQYVGMYRGKPALGRVYASYFIQKGSQYFYGQ; translated from the coding sequence ATGTATGGACAGGTGCCAGGACACGGACAGCAAGAACCCTCGGCCTCCCAGGCCTATCTCGCCACGGTGCAGAGCCGGCTCACGGCCGACGGCTGCGAGACGCGGTGGGAGGACTGGGCCGGTGTGCCCGTCCTCGTCGGGCGGCGGGCCGACTTCCGGATGAGCTGGATGGCGACGCGGCTGCACCTGTTCACCGTGGCCGCCGCGGTCCCGGAGATAACGGTGCCCGCCATCGAGGGCTTCACCGAGCAGGTGATGAAGTACGCCAAGGACAACAAGGGCGGACTGCCGGTCGGCGTGCAGAACGGCATCGGCGCGTTCCCGCTCCTGGTCAGCGACCGGGTCGATCCGGCCGCCGTCCACTGGGCGGAGGCCCAGCAACGCATCAAGTTCGCCTGCATGACGCGGCCCGTCGTGGTCGACAGCGCGCAGCAGTACGTCGGGATGTACCGCGGCAAGCCGGCACTCGGCCGCGTCTACGCGTCGTACTTCATCCAGAAGGGCTCGCAGTACTTCTACGGTCAGTGA
- a CDS encoding GlxA family transcriptional regulator, with amino-acid sequence MHTVAVLALDQVIPFDLSAPIDTFGWARLPDGREAYRVRVCAAAEEVRAGPYNVRAPYGLDALADADTIVLPGVADPTVPLPPGVAEALRAAAANGTRIASVCVGAFVFAATGLLDGLRATTHWAAAPDLAAMYPSVTVDPNVLYVDNGQFLTSAGAAAAIDMCLHMIRRDHGSAVAAHAARMAVVPLEREGGQAQFIVHDRPPAPAGATLEPLLEWLEDNADRDLTLDDIAAHAGMSARTLNRRFREQTGTTPLQWLHRARVRRAQYLLETTAYPVERIAAQAGFGSPTAFRERFKRVVGTSPYAYRRAFQGVEG; translated from the coding sequence ATGCACACCGTGGCCGTACTGGCGCTGGACCAGGTGATCCCGTTCGACCTCTCCGCCCCGATCGACACCTTCGGCTGGGCCCGGCTGCCGGACGGGCGGGAGGCGTACCGGGTCCGGGTCTGCGCCGCGGCGGAGGAGGTGCGCGCGGGCCCGTACAACGTGCGCGCGCCGTACGGACTCGACGCGCTCGCGGACGCCGACACGATCGTGCTGCCCGGCGTCGCCGACCCCACCGTCCCGCTGCCGCCGGGGGTGGCGGAGGCGCTGCGCGCGGCGGCGGCGAACGGTACGCGCATCGCCTCGGTGTGCGTGGGCGCGTTCGTCTTCGCGGCGACGGGCCTCCTGGACGGGCTGCGCGCGACCACGCACTGGGCCGCGGCGCCGGACCTGGCGGCCATGTATCCGTCGGTCACGGTCGACCCGAACGTCCTGTACGTCGACAACGGGCAGTTCCTGACGTCGGCGGGCGCGGCCGCCGCGATCGACATGTGCCTGCACATGATCCGCCGGGACCACGGTTCGGCCGTGGCCGCGCACGCCGCCCGGATGGCCGTCGTACCGCTCGAACGGGAGGGCGGCCAGGCCCAGTTCATCGTCCACGACCGGCCTCCGGCCCCGGCGGGCGCCACGCTGGAGCCCTTGCTGGAGTGGCTGGAGGACAACGCGGACCGCGACCTCACGCTGGACGACATCGCGGCCCACGCCGGCATGAGCGCCCGCACCCTCAACCGCCGCTTCCGCGAGCAGACGGGGACGACACCGCTGCAGTGGCTGCACCGCGCGCGGGTGCGCCGGGCCCAGTACCTCCTGGAGACCACCGCGTACCCCGTCGAACGCATCGCGGCGCAGGCGGGCTTCGGCTCCCCGACGGCGTTCCGGGAACGCTTCAAGCGGGTGGTGGGGACGAGTCCGTATGCGTATCGGCGGGCGTTTCAGGGGGTTGAGGGCTGA
- a CDS encoding ABC transporter permease, which produces MASPARTEAADGREDGQGQGRENGRENGRAKAYGGQETYGQERAYGAYARARDGLRAYRMIAAMWIRSTMAYRASFTMTMLANFAATALDFATILLMFSHVDRLGGYSLPEVAFLYGIAGTAFGLADLSVGSVDRLGRRVRDGTLDTLLVRPAPVLAQVAADRFALRRLGRITQGLLVLGYAIAVLDIAWTPLKVLLLPVMLLSGGAIFAAVFVGGAAFQFVAQDAAEVQSSFTYGGGTLLQYPPTVFAKDLVRGVTFVVPIAFVNWLPALYVLGRPYPLDLPTWVAFTPPLVAAGCCALAGLAWRAGLRSYRSTGS; this is translated from the coding sequence GTGGCTAGTCCGGCGCGGACGGAGGCGGCCGACGGCCGGGAGGACGGCCAGGGACAGGGCCGGGAAAACGGCCGGGAAAACGGCCGGGCGAAGGCGTACGGCGGCCAAGAGACGTACGGCCAGGAGCGGGCGTACGGCGCGTATGCCCGCGCTCGCGACGGGCTGCGTGCCTACCGCATGATCGCCGCCATGTGGATCCGCTCCACGATGGCCTACCGGGCGTCCTTCACGATGACCATGCTCGCCAACTTCGCGGCGACCGCACTCGACTTCGCCACCATCCTGCTGATGTTCTCGCACGTCGACCGGCTCGGCGGCTACTCGCTGCCCGAGGTCGCCTTCCTCTACGGCATCGCCGGCACCGCCTTCGGGCTCGCGGACCTGTCCGTCGGCTCGGTCGACCGGCTGGGGCGGCGGGTGCGCGACGGCACGCTCGACACGCTGCTCGTGCGTCCGGCGCCGGTGCTCGCGCAGGTCGCCGCCGACCGCTTCGCGCTGCGCCGCCTCGGCCGGATCACCCAGGGGCTGCTGGTCCTCGGCTACGCGATCGCCGTGCTCGACATCGCGTGGACCCCGCTCAAGGTGCTGCTGCTCCCGGTGATGCTGCTCAGCGGCGGCGCGATCTTCGCGGCCGTGTTCGTCGGGGGAGCGGCCTTCCAGTTCGTGGCGCAGGACGCCGCGGAGGTGCAGAGCTCGTTCACGTACGGCGGCGGCACGCTGCTGCAGTACCCGCCGACCGTCTTCGCCAAGGACCTGGTGCGCGGGGTCACGTTCGTCGTGCCGATCGCCTTCGTCAACTGGCTGCCCGCGCTGTACGTGCTGGGGCGGCCCTATCCGCTCGACCTGCCGACGTGGGTCGCGTTCACGCCGCCGCTGGTGGCCGCCGGGTGCTGTGCGCTCGCCGGCCTCGCATGGCGCGCGGGACTTCGTTCTTACCGCAGCACGGGGAGCTAG
- a CDS encoding VOC family protein yields MTIRRIVPNVQVESEKDMVNSRDFYGLLGFEEVMHLGWVMTLASPSNPTAQISFLTEERTAPVVPDLSVEVEDVDAVYAQLTASGAEIVRDLRDEEWGVRRFFVRDPNGRVVNVLGHRG; encoded by the coding sequence ATGACCATCCGCAGGATCGTCCCGAACGTGCAGGTCGAGTCCGAGAAGGACATGGTGAACAGCCGTGACTTCTACGGCCTGTTGGGCTTCGAGGAGGTCATGCACCTGGGCTGGGTCATGACCCTCGCCTCCCCCTCCAACCCGACCGCGCAGATCAGCTTCCTCACCGAGGAGCGGACCGCGCCGGTCGTACCCGACCTGAGCGTGGAGGTCGAGGACGTCGACGCGGTGTACGCGCAGTTGACCGCCTCGGGCGCGGAGATCGTACGGGACCTGCGCGACGAGGAGTGGGGCGTGCGGCGCTTCTTCGTACGGGACCCGAACGGGCGGGTCGTGAACGTGCTGGGGCACCGGGGCTGA
- a CDS encoding DUF397 domain-containing protein, with the protein MECAYADDAILVRDSKADDDAVITVGNHAWQRFIHPMRQRPAGT; encoded by the coding sequence GTGGAGTGCGCGTACGCCGATGACGCCATCCTCGTACGCGATTCCAAGGCCGACGACGATGCGGTCATCACCGTCGGCAACCACGCCTGGCAACGCTTCATACACCCGATGCGACAGCGCCCCGCGGGGACTTGA
- a CDS encoding DUF1707 domain-containing protein translates to MTDDAVSSGGRDDERLPQQAPRPPAQELRASDADRERVAEELRDALAEGRLDMEEFEQRLEATFKARTYGELTPITRDLPGAAAVAPVSMVKEPAESGSWAGRIVGGEGSSAWGVAIMGGFQRKGRWTVPKRFTSFTFWGGGEIDLRDANFADREVVVNCVAIMGGANVIVPPGVEVVVRGIGIMGGFDHREEGRAGDPGAPRVIVTGFAFWGGVGVERKLPRSERLRLKEQRRQEKLERREARRELEGRSDHPDVLDDLYDTAREALEEHRDLIRERHEERRARHEERRERHRDRREDRRGHRDRRWDGEY, encoded by the coding sequence ATGACCGACGACGCTGTGTCTTCCGGGGGCCGCGACGATGAGCGGTTGCCGCAGCAGGCCCCCAGGCCCCCCGCCCAGGAGCTCCGTGCCTCCGACGCCGACCGTGAACGAGTCGCCGAGGAGCTGCGGGACGCCCTCGCCGAAGGACGCCTCGACATGGAGGAGTTCGAGCAGCGGCTGGAGGCGACGTTCAAGGCGCGGACGTACGGCGAGCTGACGCCGATCACCCGCGATCTGCCCGGCGCGGCGGCCGTGGCGCCGGTGTCGATGGTCAAAGAGCCTGCCGAGAGCGGGAGTTGGGCCGGCCGGATCGTCGGTGGTGAGGGTTCGTCCGCGTGGGGTGTGGCGATCATGGGCGGGTTCCAGCGCAAGGGGCGCTGGACGGTGCCGAAGCGCTTCACCTCGTTCACGTTCTGGGGCGGCGGCGAGATCGACCTGCGCGACGCGAACTTCGCGGACCGGGAGGTCGTCGTCAACTGCGTCGCCATCATGGGCGGCGCGAACGTGATCGTGCCGCCCGGTGTCGAGGTCGTCGTCCGTGGCATCGGCATCATGGGCGGCTTCGACCACCGCGAGGAGGGCCGGGCCGGCGACCCGGGCGCCCCGCGTGTGATCGTCACGGGCTTCGCCTTCTGGGGCGGCGTGGGCGTCGAGCGCAAGCTGCCCCGCTCCGAGCGCCTGCGCCTGAAGGAGCAGCGCCGCCAGGAGAAGCTGGAGCGCCGGGAGGCCCGCAGGGAGCTGGAGGGCCGCTCCGACCACCCGGACGTACTGGACGACCTGTACGACACGGCGCGCGAGGCGCTCGAGGAGCACCGCGACCTGATCCGCGAGCGCCACGAGGAGCGCAGGGCGCGCCACGAGGAGCGCCGCGAACGGCACCGCGACCGCCGCGAGGACCGCCGCGGGCACCGCGACAGGCGCTGGGACGGCGAGTACTGA
- a CDS encoding DUF445 domain-containing protein: MERTKPDETSGVGHHARPGAAGNRTGTAPAGRAMTTFSPADEEKRRGVRRMKLTATGLLLFVAVVYVLAKWASNAGAGAWAGYVAAAAEAGMVGALADWFAVTALFRHPLGLPIPHTAIIPTKKDQLGISLGEFVGENFLSSDVVRQRLHAVGIGSRLGAWLAEPEHADRVTAELATALRGALTVLRDSDVQAVVGEAITRRADAQEIAPGIGKMLEKVVADGGHRRVVDLICVRAHDWLVLHDDEIMNAVQGGAPGWTPRFVDRKVGERVYKELLRFVTEMRDAPSHPARGALDRFLTDFAGDLQSDTDTRARVERLKGDVLGRGEVQDLIASAWTAVRSMIVSAAEDEQSELRLRVRASLLSLGARMAVEPKLQAKVDGWVEGAAVYVVTTYRKEITSLITDTIASWDAEHTTKKIEAHIGRDLQFIRINGTVVGSLAGLLIYVLSRAVGA, translated from the coding sequence ATGGAACGCACAAAACCGGATGAAACGAGTGGCGTAGGGCATCATGCCCGGCCGGGCGCCGCCGGTAACCGCACCGGCACCGCACCGGCCGGACGCGCGATGACGACCTTCAGCCCCGCCGACGAGGAGAAGCGGCGCGGGGTGCGCCGTATGAAACTCACCGCGACGGGACTCCTGCTCTTCGTCGCCGTCGTCTACGTCCTGGCGAAGTGGGCGTCGAACGCGGGCGCGGGCGCCTGGGCGGGGTACGTCGCGGCGGCCGCGGAGGCCGGCATGGTGGGCGCGCTCGCCGACTGGTTCGCGGTCACGGCGCTCTTCCGCCACCCGCTCGGCCTGCCCATCCCGCACACCGCGATCATCCCCACCAAGAAGGACCAGCTCGGCATCTCACTGGGCGAGTTCGTCGGCGAGAACTTCCTGTCGTCCGATGTCGTACGGCAGCGGCTGCACGCCGTGGGCATCGGCAGCCGGCTGGGCGCCTGGCTCGCCGAACCGGAGCACGCCGACCGGGTGACGGCCGAGCTGGCCACCGCGCTGCGCGGCGCCCTCACGGTCCTGCGCGACTCCGACGTCCAGGCGGTCGTCGGCGAGGCCATCACACGCCGCGCCGACGCCCAGGAGATCGCACCCGGCATCGGGAAGATGCTGGAGAAGGTCGTCGCGGACGGCGGTCACCGGCGGGTCGTCGACCTGATCTGCGTCCGCGCCCACGACTGGCTGGTGCTGCACGACGACGAGATCATGAACGCGGTGCAGGGCGGCGCCCCGGGCTGGACCCCGCGGTTCGTCGACAGGAAGGTCGGTGAGCGGGTCTACAAGGAACTGCTCCGCTTCGTCACCGAGATGCGCGACGCCCCCTCGCACCCGGCCCGCGGCGCCCTCGACCGCTTCCTCACCGACTTCGCAGGCGACCTCCAGTCCGACACCGACACCCGCGCCCGCGTCGAGCGCCTCAAGGGCGACGTGCTCGGCCGCGGCGAGGTCCAGGACCTGATCGCCTCCGCCTGGACGGCCGTACGGTCCATGATCGTGTCCGCCGCCGAGGACGAGCAGAGCGAACTGCGCCTGCGCGTACGGGCCTCGCTGCTGTCGCTGGGCGCCAGGATGGCCGTCGAGCCGAAGCTCCAGGCCAAGGTCGACGGCTGGGTGGAGGGAGCGGCCGTGTACGTCGTGACGACGTACCGCAAGGAGATCACCTCCCTCATCACCGACACCATCGCGAGTTGGGACGCCGAGCACACCACCAAGAAGATCGAGGCCCACATCGGTCGCGACCTCCAGTTCATCCGGATCAACGGCACGGTGGTGGGATCGCTGGCGGGCCTGCTGATCTATGTGCTGTCACGGGCGGTGGGGGCGTAG